The sequence GGACAATGAAAAAGGCGCTTTCGTTTACAATCCGAAAGGCGACGCAGTTATAGAGGAAGGATATACGTTGATTGTAATTGGAGAACCGAAAAATTTGGAGAAGCTGAAAGATTATTGAGAAAATAAAATTAAAGCCGTACGGGAAAATCCGTTCTATTAAACTTTACGCTTGCGAATTCTGTTTTGAAAGAAACCATTTAACGAGGCGGGCATGAAAACAACGCGAAAAAATTTCTTGAAAACTTCCCTTCTTATTACGGGCGGCATTTTACTGGAAGGCAAAAGCTTCATTGCCAAAGCGGCGCAGGAAATTTCAGGCTTCAGAAATCTGAACGACAATATCGGAATCTATACCGAAAAAGGCGGCACAATTCTTTGGTATGTAAACGACGACGCCGTTACGGTTATCGACTCGCAAATGGACGATTCCGTCCGCAATTTTTATAACGGCTTGAAAAAGAAGACCGGCAGACGCATCAATTTTCTGATTAATACTCACCACCACAGAGACCATACCGGCGGCAATCACTTTCTGAAAGAATATACCGATAAAATCGTCGGTCACGAAAAATGCAGGGAGATGCAGCAAAAATTCTACGGCGAGGGCGACGCTCCCCAGTCTTATGCGGATATAGTATTCGAAAAGGAATGGAGCGTCGATTTGGGCAAAGAAAAAATCGATGCAATTCATTTTAATCCCGCTCATACCGCAGGCGACATTGCCGTTCGCTTCGTTAACTCGAATATAGTCCATATGGGCGACATTGTATTCAACAATGTTTATCCGTACATCGATTTCCCCGGCGGAGCCAATCTGCACGACTGGATTAAATTTATCGATAAGTCGTTAGCGCATTTCGACGACAATGCGGTTTTCATTTTCGGACACGCCGACAGCTACGAGAACGTAACCGGCAACAAAGATAGTCTGATACGGATGAAAAACTATCTTACGGCTCTGCTCGAATTTGTCGACGGTCAAATTCAAAAAGGCAAATCGAAAGAAGAAATAATCGACGCTCAGGAAATCCCCGGTTTCGGATTTATAAAAGAACGCTGGAACGGCGCCAGAAGAATGAATCTCGAACGGGCTTATGAAGAACTGACGCAAACAAAATGAAAAAACTAACAATCTTATTATACCTGACCATTTTTATTGTTGCGCTTGCATGCGAGGAAGGCGAGAAATACCCGCCGGAATTTTCGCTTTCCGCTCTCTTGTATGTTAAAAGTATAAAAAGTTCTTTGAAATAATGAATAAGTTTATTTCCTTGACGGAAGAGAAGGTTTGCGCCTTGGGCTTTGAGCCCGTCGCTAAGTTTTTTCCTTCCGTTCAGGTA comes from Melioribacter roseus P3M-2 and encodes:
- a CDS encoding MBL fold metallo-hydrolase, which codes for MKTTRKNFLKTSLLITGGILLEGKSFIAKAAQEISGFRNLNDNIGIYTEKGGTILWYVNDDAVTVIDSQMDDSVRNFYNGLKKKTGRRINFLINTHHHRDHTGGNHFLKEYTDKIVGHEKCREMQQKFYGEGDAPQSYADIVFEKEWSVDLGKEKIDAIHFNPAHTAGDIAVRFVNSNIVHMGDIVFNNVYPYIDFPGGANLHDWIKFIDKSLAHFDDNAVFIFGHADSYENVTGNKDSLIRMKNYLTALLEFVDGQIQKGKSKEEIIDAQEIPGFGFIKERWNGARRMNLERAYEELTQTK